ATCTTCCCAAGTATTGATACCGGCGTGTGCGCGGCATCAGTACGCAAATTTAACCAGCTGGCTAACGATCTGGACAACACCGTGGTGCTGTGCATTTCTGCCGATCTGCCGTTTGCACAGTCCCGCTTCTGCGGATCTGACGGCCTGAGCAACGTGGTCACCCTGTCCACCCTGCGCGGCGGCGAGTTCAAGAAAGACTACGGCGTGGCGATTGCTGAAGGCCCGCTGGCCGGTCTGACTGCCCGCGCGGTGGTGGTACTGGATGAGCAGGACAACGTGCTGTACAGCGAGCTGGTGAATGAAATCACCACCGAGCCGAACTACGACGCGGCGCTGGCTGCACTGAAGTAAGTCTGTTGCAGGCCAGCCGCCCGGCTGGCCTGATGTTGTCCCCGACTGCCCGCTTAACTACTCGCTTTCCGTTTTTTTCTGGCTCAGGCCATATTCACGCAGCTTATTGGCAATCGCGGTATGCGATACGCCGAGTCTTTTCGCCAGCTTGCGCGTGCTGGGATAGGAGAGATAAAGACGGGTCAGCACCGAGCGCTCAAAGCGGCTGGTGATTTCGTCCAGCGAGCCTTCAATCGCATCGTCAGCCAGCGGCATTTCCATCGCGTACTCGGGTAACGCGATATCCTGCGGCCGCAGTTCATAGCCCTCCAGCTGGGCCAGCGCACGATAGAGCGCATTTTTCAGCTGGCGCACATTGCCCGGCCAGGTGTATCGCGTCAGGAACCCGTTCAGCTGCGGCGACAGTTTCGGCCTCGCCATCCCCTGCTCATCGGCAAAGCGCGCCACGAACATCTCAGTCAGCGGCAGGATGTCCTGCGGGCGATCGCGCAGCGGCGGCAGATTCAGCGTCAGCACGTTCAGCCGGTAAAACAGGTCCTCGCGGAACTCCCCGCGCTGCACCAGCTCCATCAGGTTTCGCTGGGTCGCGCAGATCACCCGCACGTCCACGTGCACCTCGTGCTCTTCGCCCACCCGGCGGAAGGTGCCGTCGTTAAGGAAACGCAGCAGCTTGGTCTGCATTCGCGGCGACATTTCACCGATTTCGTCCAGCAGCACCGACCCGCCGCTGGCCTGTTCGAAGAAGCCCTTTTTCCCCTCAAGCGCATTGGGATAGGCCCCCGCCGCGTGGCCGAACAGCTCGCTTTCGGCCACATCGTCCGGCAGCGACGCGCAGTTCAGGGCCAGGAACGGCTTTTTCCCGCGCGCGCTGCGCAGGTGGCAGGCGCGGGCCAGCATATCTTTGCCGGTGCCGGTATCGCCGACGATCAGCAGCGGTGCATCCAGCATCGCCAGCTTGCGCGCCTGATCGACCACCTGGCGCATTTTACTGCTCACCGCGACGATGTGCTGGAATTCGCTGTCATCGTTCACCGCCAGATTTTGCAGCTGCTGCCCCATGCGGGCGGTCGATTTCAGCAACACCACCGCTCCGGCGGGGGTGGTGGCATTATTTTCCTCATCCCGGGCGTAGATGGGCGTCACCTCCATCAGGAAGTCGCGACCCTGCAGCACCACGTGGTGCGCCTGCGCCTCAATGCGCTCACTTTCCAGCCAGCGCTGAAAGTTAAATCCGGGGATCAGCGCGCCCGCGCTGTAGTTACGCATTTTCTCTTCATTGAGATCGAACAGCGACTGCGCCGCCGGGTTGGCCAGCTCAACCTTACTTTTTAAATCAATCGAGAAGACCGGCTCCGGGAGGGCGACAAGCAGCGCGCTCAGCGCGCGGTGCTCGCGCTCGGACGGCAGAAAGTTGACCGTACGCACGTCGGTCACGCCGGGGATACGGCGG
The sequence above is a segment of the Erwinia sp. SLM-02 genome. Coding sequences within it:
- the tyrR gene encoding transcriptional regulator TyrR, with the translated sequence MRLEVFCQDRIGLTRELLDLLVERSIDLRGIEIAAIGRIYLNFSTISFEQFSQLMAEIRRIPGVTDVRTVNFLPSEREHRALSALLVALPEPVFSIDLKSKVELANPAAQSLFDLNEEKMRNYSAGALIPGFNFQRWLESERIEAQAHHVVLQGRDFLMEVTPIYARDEENNATTPAGAVVLLKSTARMGQQLQNLAVNDDSEFQHIVAVSSKMRQVVDQARKLAMLDAPLLIVGDTGTGKDMLARACHLRSARGKKPFLALNCASLPDDVAESELFGHAAGAYPNALEGKKGFFEQASGGSVLLDEIGEMSPRMQTKLLRFLNDGTFRRVGEEHEVHVDVRVICATQRNLMELVQRGEFREDLFYRLNVLTLNLPPLRDRPQDILPLTEMFVARFADEQGMARPKLSPQLNGFLTRYTWPGNVRQLKNALYRALAQLEGYELRPQDIALPEYAMEMPLADDAIEGSLDEITSRFERSVLTRLYLSYPSTRKLAKRLGVSHTAIANKLREYGLSQKKTESE
- the tpx gene encoding thiol peroxidase, with the protein product MSQTVHFQGNPVSVDGQIPGPGQSAKPFTLVAKDLADVSLSQYAGKRKVLNIFPSIDTGVCAASVRKFNQLANDLDNTVVLCISADLPFAQSRFCGSDGLSNVVTLSTLRGGEFKKDYGVAIAEGPLAGLTARAVVVLDEQDNVLYSELVNEITTEPNYDAALAALK